One genomic window of Thalassolituus hydrocarboniclasticus includes the following:
- the rpsF gene encoding 30S ribosomal protein S6, protein MRHYEIVFLVHPDQSEQVPAMVERYTNSIEAANGKIHRFEDWGRRHLAYPINDVHKAHYILMNIECTQEVLDELTTNFRYNDAVLRNMVIRCDEAITEISPIKAAESREDRRRSEPRAEESESAAEEADDADEIDSDDNAE, encoded by the coding sequence ATGCGTCACTACGAAATCGTTTTTCTGGTTCACCCAGATCAAAGCGAGCAGGTACCTGCGATGGTTGAGCGTTACACTAACTCAATCGAAGCCGCTAACGGCAAAATTCACCGTTTCGAAGACTGGGGCCGTCGTCACCTGGCTTACCCAATCAACGATGTGCACAAAGCCCACTACATCCTGATGAACATCGAATGTACTCAGGAAGTTCTGGACGAACTGACCACCAACTTCCGTTACAACGACGCTGTTCTGCGTAACATGGTGATCCGTTGTGATGAAGCCATCACCGAAATCTCTCCGATCAAAGCTGCTGAAAGCCGCGAAGATCGTCGTCGTTCCGAGCCACGCGCTGAAGAATCTGAAAGCGCTGCGGAAGAAGCGGATGACGCTGACGAGATCGATTCTGACGATAACGCTGAATAA
- the rpsR gene encoding 30S ribosomal protein S18: MARFFRRRKFCRFTAEGVSQIDYKDLDTLKGYITETGKIVPSRITGTRAKYQRQLSTAIKRARYIALLPYTDQHDN; the protein is encoded by the coding sequence ATGGCACGTTTTTTCCGTCGTCGTAAGTTCTGCCGTTTCACTGCTGAAGGCGTAAGCCAGATCGATTACAAAGATCTGGATACTCTGAAAGGCTACATCACTGAAACTGGCAAAATCGTACCAAGCCGTATCACTGGTACCCGTGCTAAGTATCAGCGTCAGCTGTCTACTGCGATCAAGCGCGCGCGCTACATCGCACTGCTGCCGTACACTGATCAGCACGACAACTAA
- the rplI gene encoding 50S ribosomal protein L9, with protein MQIILLEKVANLGALGEQVNVKPGYARNFLFPQGKAVPATKANVEHFEARRADLEAQAAAKLADAQARKEKIEEIELSVAVKAGDEGKLFGSLGNRDIADLISQAGVEVSKAEVRLPNGPIRAVGEFDIAIHLHAEVNATLKLHVVAE; from the coding sequence ATGCAAATTATTCTGTTAGAAAAAGTAGCAAACCTGGGTGCACTGGGTGAACAGGTTAACGTTAAGCCAGGTTACGCCCGTAACTTCCTGTTCCCACAGGGTAAAGCGGTTCCTGCGACCAAAGCCAACGTTGAGCACTTCGAAGCCCGTCGCGCTGATCTGGAAGCTCAGGCAGCTGCCAAACTGGCTGATGCACAGGCCCGTAAAGAAAAAATCGAAGAAATCGAACTGTCTGTTGCTGTTAAAGCTGGCGACGAAGGCAAACTGTTCGGTTCTCTTGGCAACCGCGACATCGCAGACCTGATCTCTCAGGCTGGCGTTGAAGTGAGCAAAGCTGAAGTTCGTCTGCCAAACGGTCCTATCCGTGCCGTTGGCGAATTCGACATCGCGATTCACCTGCACGCAGAAGTGAACGCAACTCTGAAACTGCACGTAGTAGCAGAATAA
- the dnaB gene encoding replicative DNA helicase, which yields MSEEYSALPHEQRQENSQRTPPHSVEAEQSVLGSLMLDERAWETVAETLQDSDFYRHDHRLIFRAIRHLVDQEQPIDVVTVAEELEERSKLESVGGAAYLSRLVDMTPSIDNCAAYAEIVRERAQQRRLIEAASDIMAKAYEPEGETSLTLVSDAEKAIAQIAEGSRKDGGPQLVAPILKNTLEQLDQMFNQPDGLTGVTTGFNEIDNRTSGWQKADLVIVAARPSMGKTTYAMNLVENALLATKRPCLVFSLEMPSESIVMRMLSSIGKIDQTRIRSGKLIDEDWPKLSAAVNLLKDLPLYIDDTPALTPQEMRARARKVYRENNNDLALIMVDYLQLMRVSGPSEGRTQEISEISRTLKVIAKEFNCPMIALSQLNRSLEQRPNKRPVNSDLRESGAIEQDADIIQFIYRDEVYNEDSPDKGVAEIITGKHRNGPIGIDRLAFIGKYTRFENLARPYDGGDDEY from the coding sequence ATGAGTGAAGAGTATTCTGCACTGCCACATGAGCAGAGACAGGAAAACAGCCAGCGCACGCCGCCGCATTCGGTAGAGGCCGAGCAATCGGTGCTGGGCTCGCTGATGCTGGATGAGCGCGCCTGGGAAACGGTGGCTGAAACCCTGCAGGACAGTGACTTTTATCGTCACGACCACCGCCTGATTTTCCGTGCCATCAGACACCTGGTTGATCAGGAACAGCCGATTGACGTGGTCACCGTGGCCGAAGAGCTGGAAGAGCGCAGCAAGCTCGAGAGCGTCGGTGGTGCCGCCTACCTGAGCCGTCTGGTCGATATGACACCGTCGATCGACAACTGCGCAGCCTATGCCGAGATCGTGCGCGAGCGGGCGCAACAGCGCCGCCTGATTGAAGCCGCCTCGGACATTATGGCCAAAGCCTATGAGCCGGAAGGTGAAACCTCGCTGACACTGGTGTCGGATGCCGAAAAAGCCATTGCCCAGATTGCCGAAGGCAGCCGTAAAGACGGTGGCCCGCAACTGGTGGCTCCGATCCTGAAAAATACCCTCGAACAGCTCGATCAGATGTTCAACCAGCCGGATGGTCTGACCGGCGTCACCACCGGCTTTAACGAGATTGATAACCGTACCTCGGGCTGGCAGAAAGCCGACCTGGTGATCGTCGCGGCGCGTCCGTCGATGGGTAAAACCACCTACGCCATGAACCTGGTGGAAAATGCGCTGCTGGCAACCAAGCGTCCGTGTCTGGTGTTCAGTCTGGAAATGCCGTCGGAATCCATCGTCATGCGTATGCTGTCGTCCATCGGCAAAATCGACCAGACCCGTATCCGTTCCGGTAAATTAATCGATGAAGACTGGCCGAAATTATCCGCTGCAGTGAATCTGTTAAAAGATCTGCCGCTGTATATCGACGATACCCCGGCGCTGACACCGCAGGAAATGCGTGCCCGCGCACGTAAAGTCTACCGCGAAAACAACAATGACCTGGCGCTGATCATGGTCGACTACCTGCAGCTGATGCGGGTGTCCGGACCATCGGAAGGCCGTACCCAGGAAATTTCGGAAATTTCGCGCACCCTGAAAGTGATCGCCAAAGAATTTAACTGCCCGATGATTGCTCTGTCGCAGCTTAACCGCTCCCTTGAGCAGCGGCCGAATAAACGCCCGGTGAACTCCGACCTGCGTGAATCCGGTGCGATCGAGCAGGACGCCGATATTATTCAGTTTATTTACCGCGACGAAGTTTATAACGAAGACTCGCCGGATAAAGGTGTGGCCGAAATTATTACCGGTAAGCACCGTAACGGTCCGATTGGTATCGACCGTCTGGCCTTTATCGGTAAATACACCCGCTTTGAGAATCTTGCCCGCCCGTATGACGGCGGCGATGATGAGTATTAA
- a CDS encoding GNAT family N-acetyltransferase, whose product MKFTPELSFSGGRVRPLTYDDADALFELYQHPELPGQRVLDNKDNLIRMVDLSVQMAATQRGMMWALEVDGAIIGMVSAFDWQPSLLRTMLRVDGLPQLTLAQRSAALQVCMDFMAQKYHLRNFGYQWIEGQNEEFKTMLTELGFKQSAVMRDAWRSGEHSFANVVQFNLVLDKKKPVAGRLGEDSDINPGQNLNADNSNGGVA is encoded by the coding sequence ATGAAATTTACCCCCGAATTATCCTTTTCCGGCGGTCGTGTCCGGCCGCTGACTTATGATGATGCCGATGCATTATTCGAGCTGTATCAGCACCCTGAATTACCGGGTCAGCGTGTTCTGGACAATAAAGATAATCTGATCCGCATGGTGGATCTGAGCGTGCAGATGGCGGCGACGCAGCGCGGCATGATGTGGGCGCTGGAAGTGGATGGTGCCATCATCGGCATGGTCAGTGCTTTTGACTGGCAGCCATCACTGCTGCGCACCATGTTGCGCGTGGATGGTTTGCCGCAATTAACACTGGCGCAGCGCAGTGCAGCCTTGCAGGTATGTATGGATTTTATGGCGCAGAAATATCATCTGCGTAATTTTGGCTATCAGTGGATTGAAGGCCAGAACGAAGAATTTAAAACCATGCTCACTGAGTTGGGTTTTAAGCAGAGTGCTGTAATGCGTGATGCCTGGCGCAGCGGCGAACATTCATTCGCCAATGTAGTGCAGTTTAATCTGGTACTGGATAAGAAAAAGCCGGTGGCCGGTCGCCTGGGTGAAGACAGTGATATTAATCCCGGCCAGAACCTGAATGCTGATAATAGTAACGGAGGTGTCGCATGA
- a CDS encoding GNAT family N-acetyltransferase → MNWNFSAGNFSLRLPVSDQDGDALYALLKEQSRVDHIPRTAMTVDAQALDELRRMAMRFETREAAFWLVEGLYDKQLIARIGIQKINWMLSCAQLQWELSDAADLPALQEVMPPLLNFCFSELGLHRIEMRLRAGSEHHETLLQQLGFHYEGCLPAQVEYNDSSVDMALYSRLSSDS, encoded by the coding sequence ATGAACTGGAATTTTTCTGCCGGTAATTTCAGCCTGCGCCTGCCGGTATCCGATCAGGACGGCGATGCCCTGTATGCTCTGTTAAAAGAGCAGAGCCGGGTTGATCATATTCCGCGTACCGCCATGACGGTGGACGCTCAGGCGCTGGATGAGCTGCGTCGCATGGCGATGCGCTTTGAAACCCGCGAGGCCGCTTTCTGGCTGGTGGAAGGTCTGTACGATAAGCAGCTGATTGCGCGTATTGGTATTCAGAAAATTAACTGGATGCTGAGTTGTGCTCAATTACAGTGGGAATTAAGTGATGCCGCCGATTTACCGGCATTACAGGAAGTCATGCCACCATTATTGAATTTCTGCTTTAGCGAACTCGGGCTGCACCGTATTGAAATGCGTCTGCGCGCCGGTTCTGAGCATCATGAAACGCTGCTGCAGCAACTGGGCTTTCACTACGAAGGTTGCCTGCCGGCACAGGTTGAATATAACGACAGCAGCGTCGATATGGCACTGTACTCGCGCTTATCCAGCGACAGCTGA
- a CDS encoding HlyD family secretion protein, whose product MNKTENSGSEAAVQQLSDDDVGNPARKVAVPLLSVLLLLIVWYAVSDRVSPYSGRGAVSAYVAQLAARVPGQVTEVLVQDGDVVEAGTLLFRLDPRPFELAVRQAEARLARAVQSSQAGAASIISSQARVAQARAQLENVRATTNRTLSLERRGLVSLADADNARAGLLSAEADAEKAEADLQSAILELGAQGENNPEIQAARADLEKAQLDRHFAEVEAPTRGVITNLHLAVGQYVAAGSAAVTFIDARGAWITADLRENQIGHVVTGDEVDILFDAMPGTIFRGHVQSLAWGIDPGRPYAGGLAQNQPENDWFEPARRIPVRIELSDSLDAWPAPVKAGGKVAVVVYAGGRNNPVSWIAAGLLRIKSYLSYLY is encoded by the coding sequence ATGAATAAAACAGAGAACTCAGGCAGCGAAGCTGCTGTGCAGCAGCTCAGTGACGATGATGTGGGCAACCCTGCCCGTAAGGTTGCAGTGCCGCTGCTGTCGGTTTTGCTGCTGTTAATTGTCTGGTATGCCGTATCTGACCGGGTTTCCCCTTACTCCGGCCGTGGTGCGGTGTCCGCCTATGTTGCCCAGCTTGCTGCGCGGGTTCCGGGGCAGGTAACGGAAGTGCTGGTGCAGGATGGTGATGTGGTTGAGGCGGGTACGCTGCTGTTCCGTCTTGACCCCCGTCCTTTTGAATTGGCGGTACGTCAGGCGGAGGCCCGGCTTGCCCGTGCGGTTCAATCCAGTCAGGCCGGTGCTGCTTCTATTATTTCCTCGCAGGCCAGGGTGGCTCAGGCCCGAGCCCAGCTGGAAAACGTCCGCGCGACCACCAACCGTACCCTGAGTCTGGAGAGACGCGGTCTGGTTTCTCTGGCTGATGCTGACAATGCCCGGGCAGGGCTGCTGAGCGCTGAGGCAGATGCCGAAAAAGCCGAAGCGGATCTGCAAAGTGCCATTCTTGAGCTGGGCGCACAGGGAGAAAATAATCCTGAAATTCAGGCTGCGCGCGCGGATCTGGAAAAAGCTCAGCTCGACAGGCACTTTGCCGAAGTGGAGGCCCCGACCCGTGGTGTCATTACCAACCTGCATCTGGCAGTTGGCCAGTATGTCGCGGCAGGTTCCGCGGCGGTAACCTTTATTGATGCCCGTGGTGCCTGGATTACCGCCGACCTGCGTGAGAATCAGATCGGCCATGTAGTCACCGGGGATGAGGTGGATATTCTGTTTGATGCAATGCCGGGCACGATCTTCCGTGGTCATGTGCAGAGTCTGGCCTGGGGGATTGATCCGGGCCGGCCATACGCCGGAGGCCTGGCGCAGAATCAGCCGGAAAATGACTGGTTCGAGCCTGCCCGGCGGATACCGGTAAGGATAGAGCTTTCTGACAGTCTCGACGCCTGGCCTGCGCCAGTGAAAGCCGGTGGTAAAGTCGCAGTGGTGGTCTATGCCGGCGGGCGTAATAACCCGGTTTCCTGGATTGCAGCCGGACTGTTAAGAATTAAGTCCTATCTTTCGTATCTTTACTGA
- a CDS encoding FUSC family protein: protein MYVAPRPLLADDPLYAIRLACAVTLALLLAMWLNSPMPMLMPAMTLGLIAGIRQRFSAKKAFGGPLAMIFIISFYAALVALTRPMPGVLLVVILASCVFAYFIILRSGSPTGMLLLMGAVLMSVMGMHSLTIMFVMRDAFIEACLGALIIIPLLYWLLPPHNNTPFIEVYEPDQRGEHALRALIRGLVLMLLIFWLYTVVDSSNIMLAMAGVFVLVFPTRERQFAEAWERTFATFVGGGMALLILAVFYYAAHISILFLLLFLVALFLGNKMLHGRYPPMVYQFALSVTIALVVGALSSKAPLGYTGMRIFLTLAGALTAAVLTSFLERLLITEKH from the coding sequence ATGTACGTCGCGCCGCGTCCACTGCTTGCTGATGATCCTCTTTATGCCATACGTCTTGCCTGTGCCGTGACCTTGGCATTGTTGCTGGCTATGTGGCTGAATTCACCCATGCCTATGCTGATGCCAGCGATGACATTAGGTTTGATTGCTGGTATTCGTCAGCGCTTTTCTGCCAAAAAAGCCTTTGGCGGACCACTGGCAATGATTTTTATCATCAGCTTTTATGCTGCTCTGGTCGCCCTGACAAGGCCGATGCCGGGGGTTCTGCTGGTTGTTATTCTGGCCAGCTGTGTTTTTGCCTATTTTATTATTCTGCGCAGCGGCAGTCCGACCGGCATGTTGTTGCTGATGGGGGCGGTTCTGATGTCGGTGATGGGCATGCATTCACTGACGATTATGTTTGTTATGCGCGATGCCTTTATCGAAGCCTGTCTTGGCGCTTTGATTATTATTCCGCTGCTTTACTGGCTGCTGCCACCGCATAACAACACACCTTTTATTGAGGTTTATGAACCAGACCAGAGAGGAGAGCATGCCCTGCGTGCGCTTATTCGTGGTCTGGTATTAATGCTGCTGATTTTCTGGCTTTATACGGTTGTCGACAGCTCAAATATCATGCTGGCTATGGCCGGAGTCTTTGTGCTGGTTTTCCCCACCCGTGAGCGGCAATTTGCCGAAGCCTGGGAAAGAACCTTCGCCACCTTTGTGGGGGGCGGAATGGCGTTGTTAATACTGGCTGTTTTTTATTATGCGGCCCATATCAGCATTCTTTTTCTGTTGTTATTTCTCGTCGCTCTGTTTCTCGGCAATAAGATGTTACATGGCCGCTATCCGCCCATGGTCTATCAGTTTGCCTTATCGGTAACCATTGCACTGGTGGTCGGTGCTCTGAGCAGCAAGGCACCCTTAGGCTATACCGGGATGCGTATTTTTCTCACCCTTGCCGGTGCTTTAACAGCGGCAGTACTCACCAGTTTTCTGGAACGCCTGCTGATTACCGAAAAACATTAA
- a CDS encoding TonB-dependent copper receptor encodes MPAFRPSLLAFLITSLSVQNALAADTDTAADTATNSATQLEPMVVTAPPMSGVLTVTTDPKAPRQPIPAHDGADLLKNIPGFSVIRKGGTDGDPVFRGMAASRLGILLDGEMILGGCGMRMDPPTAYVFPEAYDEVTVLKGPQTVKYGPGNSAGVVMFERVAPDFSTTPVQGEVSLLAGSADRNDQVAHLLAGGQKGYVDLSGTRSDANNYEDGDGNEVHSAYTRWSTNAALGWTPDNDTRIELSGARSDGEARYGDRSMDGAKFDRSNLGLSYEQENISPLFNNVKARIYRNYVDHVMDNYSLRANSGMKMVSNPDRLTKGASLSSTLALSNTTELEIGVDTQRNEHSLRKASSMSGTPDYESLSRVDDMRFASNGIYAELDHRYNAGHSVHAGVRINKDKAEDLRTGKTTSGMDDNNTLRNGFIRYEHQLSSANRLYAGLGHSERAADYWERSKLPEATVNMMGMRVEGTASTFDIAPEKTTQLDIGALHNAGDVQASVSAFYTKHKDYILIETLPDVSAFASNARNIDATSYGAEADSRWEFTPGWNSTATLAWVHGENDSDHRALGQMPPLEARFGLNYDNGLWSAGALWRLVEEQNRVAEGSGNIVGQDIGQSGGFNVFSLNAGYRPLDDMLLTAGIDNLFDVTYAEHISRSGAAIPGYESTTRVNEPGRTLWLKMQWAFN; translated from the coding sequence ATGCCGGCCTTCCGACCATCGCTGTTAGCGTTTCTGATTACTTCCCTGAGCGTGCAAAATGCCCTGGCGGCAGACACTGACACTGCTGCAGACACTGCGACTAACAGTGCAACCCAACTGGAGCCGATGGTGGTTACCGCTCCGCCAATGAGCGGTGTACTGACTGTAACCACCGACCCGAAAGCGCCGCGCCAGCCCATTCCTGCCCACGACGGTGCCGATTTATTAAAGAATATTCCCGGCTTCTCAGTGATCCGCAAAGGCGGTACCGACGGTGATCCGGTATTCCGTGGCATGGCAGCATCACGTCTGGGGATTTTACTGGATGGTGAAATGATTCTCGGCGGCTGTGGTATGCGCATGGACCCGCCCACCGCTTATGTTTTCCCCGAAGCCTATGACGAAGTAACCGTATTAAAAGGCCCGCAAACGGTTAAATACGGCCCCGGCAACAGTGCCGGTGTGGTGATGTTTGAACGTGTGGCACCGGATTTTTCCACCACGCCGGTACAGGGCGAAGTCAGCCTGCTGGCAGGCAGCGCCGACCGTAACGATCAGGTTGCCCATCTGCTGGCCGGTGGTCAGAAAGGCTATGTCGATTTAAGCGGCACCCGCTCCGACGCCAATAACTATGAAGACGGTGACGGCAACGAAGTACACTCAGCCTACACCCGCTGGAGTACCAACGCCGCACTGGGCTGGACGCCGGATAACGATACCCGCATCGAACTGAGCGGCGCCAGAAGCGATGGTGAAGCACGCTACGGCGACCGCAGCATGGACGGCGCAAAATTCGATCGCTCCAACTTAGGCCTGAGTTACGAACAGGAAAATATCTCGCCGCTGTTTAATAACGTAAAAGCCCGTATTTACCGCAATTACGTTGACCACGTGATGGATAATTATTCATTGCGCGCTAACAGCGGTATGAAAATGGTTTCCAACCCGGACCGTTTAACCAAAGGCGCCAGCCTCAGCAGTACGCTGGCATTAAGCAACACGACCGAACTGGAAATCGGCGTTGATACCCAGCGCAACGAACACTCGCTGCGTAAAGCCAGCAGCATGAGTGGCACACCGGATTACGAAAGCCTGAGCCGTGTGGATGATATGCGCTTCGCCAGCAACGGTATTTATGCCGAACTCGATCATCGCTATAACGCTGGCCACAGCGTGCATGCCGGTGTGCGCATTAATAAAGATAAAGCCGAAGATTTACGTACGGGTAAAACCACCAGCGGCATGGATGACAACAACACGCTGCGCAATGGCTTTATCCGCTACGAGCACCAGCTGAGCAGCGCCAACCGTTTATACGCCGGCCTGGGACACAGCGAACGCGCGGCCGATTACTGGGAGCGCTCCAAATTACCGGAAGCCACGGTCAATATGATGGGTATGCGTGTCGAAGGTACAGCCTCCACGTTTGATATTGCCCCGGAAAAAACCACCCAGCTGGATATCGGCGCGCTGCACAATGCCGGTGATGTACAGGCCTCGGTCTCGGCGTTTTACACCAAGCACAAAGATTACATCCTGATTGAAACCCTGCCGGATGTGAGTGCCTTTGCCAGTAATGCACGTAATATCGACGCCACCAGCTACGGTGCAGAAGCCGACAGCCGCTGGGAATTTACCCCCGGCTGGAACAGCACCGCCACCCTCGCCTGGGTGCATGGCGAAAACGACAGCGACCACCGCGCACTGGGCCAGATGCCTCCTCTCGAAGCCCGCTTCGGTCTGAATTACGACAACGGTTTATGGTCAGCCGGTGCGTTATGGCGCTTAGTCGAAGAGCAGAACCGCGTTGCTGAAGGCAGCGGTAATATTGTTGGTCAGGATATTGGACAAAGCGGTGGCTTTAATGTGTTCTCGCTGAATGCCGGTTATCGCCCGCTGGACGATATGCTGCTGACCGCCGGTATCGACAATCTGTTTGACGTTACCTACGCCGAACATATTTCGCGCAGCGGCGCGGCAATTCCGGGCTACGAAAGCACCACCCGCGTCAATGAGCCAGGACGTACCCTGTGGCTGAAAATGCAGTGGGCGTTTAATTAA
- a CDS encoding FecR family protein has product MAGRYESSAEHQATPGNPRMLLAALLLLVGVPLLVYLFLAPAQNEQAADVETYSTVSAEQRALRLDDGSELRLQENSSVAVRYSAEQRRVQLLRGEVLFIIAPDNVRPFWAQAGTLRLRADASAFTLQMGNGVVALEVLEGSVRAQSGGGVQTLNAGERVELALSR; this is encoded by the coding sequence ATGGCAGGACGATACGAGTCTTCCGCAGAGCATCAGGCAACACCGGGAAACCCGCGTATGCTGCTGGCCGCGTTACTGCTGCTGGTGGGTGTGCCATTGCTGGTGTATCTGTTTCTGGCCCCCGCTCAGAACGAACAGGCGGCGGATGTGGAAACCTACAGCACGGTGAGCGCAGAACAGCGTGCGCTGCGGCTGGATGACGGTTCAGAATTACGCCTGCAGGAAAACAGCAGTGTGGCCGTGCGTTACAGCGCCGAGCAACGCCGCGTGCAGCTGCTGCGTGGTGAAGTGCTGTTTATTATTGCGCCGGACAATGTCCGGCCATTCTGGGCCCAGGCCGGAACCCTGAGGCTGCGCGCCGATGCCAGCGCTTTTACCCTGCAGATGGGTAATGGCGTTGTGGCCCTCGAAGTACTGGAAGGCAGTGTGCGCGCACAGTCTGGCGGTGGTGTGCAGACCCTGAATGCCGGTGAGCGGGTAGAACTGGCACTCAGTCGCTGA
- a CDS encoding jacalin-like lectin: MNRSMLTAGMMLAALCAAPAQVSASQEGSFSTLTYNVAGLLELFSSAVSPRQSATEEISCYINEFDVVNVQEDFNYHAALYDTCNTHPYRSATTGGMGIGSGLNTLSRFPYSDWERVSWKDCNGVDCLTPKGFTLARTRLAEGVYVDIYNLHTQAQVGDADLAARRGNIRQLISYIDANSAGNAVIVMGDTNTRYTRSGDNIWELLNRGFSDAWLKLSRNGDVPVSGADALTCDPQTSAPDCEIVDKVLFRDNGFVGLDAVYHLLRQDDNTSDGLRLSDHPPLQTDFVYSTPADRRLSDPFGGPHGTHFNDVAVLPQNPAVSGVNIRAGSRVDRIDLTLSNGFVLSHGGNGGTDHVLNLNSGEYLISLQLCSGQKDGRTRIFYSRFTTSQNRSVAAGSTTGSCQTFNAPAGWQIVGLHGRAGEELDKAGVVYAPFQAGNIPPAVDYVQFINNASGLCLDISNANMSNGTNVGQWTCNNGNWQKWHYDASSGLIRSQQDNRFCLDNGGNFANGANLMIWQCNGNANQRFSLNADGSVAMRTFPEQVVDGYGSNAGDNAGTWYNWGGNNQRWTLVP; this comes from the coding sequence ATGAACAGATCCATGCTGACGGCCGGCATGATGCTGGCCGCACTCTGTGCCGCGCCTGCTCAGGTATCGGCTTCACAGGAAGGCAGCTTCAGTACGCTCACCTACAACGTCGCCGGTTTACTGGAATTGTTTTCCAGTGCGGTATCGCCGCGCCAGAGCGCCACGGAAGAGATCAGTTGTTATATCAACGAATTTGATGTGGTGAACGTGCAGGAAGATTTTAACTATCACGCCGCACTCTATGACACCTGCAACACCCATCCATACCGCTCCGCCACCACCGGCGGCATGGGGATTGGCAGTGGCCTGAATACCCTCAGCCGCTTCCCGTACAGCGACTGGGAACGGGTCAGCTGGAAAGACTGTAATGGCGTTGATTGTTTAACCCCTAAGGGCTTCACCCTGGCCCGTACCCGTCTGGCAGAAGGCGTGTATGTGGATATCTATAACCTGCATACCCAGGCTCAGGTGGGCGATGCCGATCTGGCTGCCCGCCGTGGCAATATCCGCCAGTTAATCAGCTATATCGATGCCAATTCTGCCGGTAATGCGGTGATCGTGATGGGCGATACCAACACCCGTTATACCCGCAGTGGCGATAATATCTGGGAATTGCTGAACCGTGGTTTCAGCGATGCCTGGCTCAAGCTGTCGCGTAACGGCGACGTGCCGGTAAGCGGCGCTGATGCCCTGACCTGTGATCCGCAGACTTCGGCCCCGGATTGCGAAATTGTCGATAAAGTACTGTTCCGCGATAACGGTTTTGTCGGGCTGGATGCGGTCTATCACCTGCTGCGTCAGGACGACAACACCAGCGATGGGCTGCGTTTATCTGACCACCCACCGCTGCAGACTGACTTTGTTTATTCCACCCCGGCCGACCGCCGGCTGAGCGATCCTTTTGGTGGCCCGCACGGTACGCATTTTAACGATGTGGCGGTATTACCGCAGAATCCGGCCGTAAGTGGCGTAAATATCCGCGCCGGTTCCCGCGTTGACCGTATCGACCTGACCCTGAGCAATGGCTTCGTGCTATCGCACGGCGGTAATGGCGGTACGGATCATGTGCTGAACCTCAACAGTGGTGAATACCTGATTTCACTGCAGCTGTGCAGCGGCCAGAAAGACGGCAGAACCCGTATCTTCTACAGCCGCTTTACCACCAGTCAGAACCGCAGCGTCGCGGCGGGCTCAACCACCGGCAGCTGTCAGACCTTTAATGCTCCGGCTGGCTGGCAGATTGTTGGCCTGCATGGCCGCGCCGGTGAAGAGCTGGATAAAGCCGGTGTGGTTTACGCACCGTTCCAGGCGGGCAATATTCCGCCAGCGGTGGACTACGTGCAGTTTATTAATAACGCCTCCGGCCTGTGTCTGGATATCAGCAATGCCAACATGAGCAACGGCACCAACGTAGGCCAGTGGACCTGCAATAACGGCAACTGGCAGAAATGGCATTACGACGCCAGCAGCGGACTAATCCGCAGCCAGCAGGACAACCGCTTTTGTCTGGACAATGGCGGCAACTTTGCCAACGGCGCCAACCTGATGATCTGGCAGTGCAATGGCAATGCAAATCAGCGTTTCAGCCTGAATGCCGATGGCTCAGTAGCTATGCGTACATTCCCGGAACAGGTGGTGGATGGTTACGGCAGCAATGCCGGAGATAACGCCGGAACCTGGTATAACTGGGGTGGGAATAACCAGCGCTGGACGCTGGTGCCTTAA